A single region of the Acanthopagrus latus isolate v.2019 chromosome 11, fAcaLat1.1, whole genome shotgun sequence genome encodes:
- the LOC119028312 gene encoding vitellogenin-1-like, whose amino-acid sequence MRAVVLALTLALVAGEPHNLAPEFAAGRTYVYKYETLLLGGLPEEGLAKAGVKISSKVHISAEAENVYLLKLVEPEIFELSGIWPKDPLIPATKLTSALAAQLMTPIKFEYISGAVGKMFAPEGVSTMVLNVYRGILNVLQLNIKKTHNVYELQEAGAQGVCKTLYAIAEDEKAERILLTKTRDLNHCQERIMKDMGLAYTEKCAKCQEDSKNLRGTTAYNYILKPAASGIVILEAAVNELIQFSPFTEMNGAAQMQTKQSLVFLEIQKAPIVPIQVQYFHRGSLKYEFSTELLQTPIQLIKINNVQTQIVETLNHLVSHNVERVHEDAPLKFLELIQLLRAARFEDLEMLWSKYRTRPAYRQWILDAIPVIGTPAALRFIKEKFSADELTVAEAAQALIASIHMVTASTEAIKQVEALAANNKIVESPILREIVLLGYGTMISKHCVEMAVCPAELIKPILDLLAEAIAKTDTQEISLLLKVLGNAGHISSLKPITKILPIHGTAAASLPIKVHADAIMALRNIAKKEPRMIQELALQLYMDKALHPELRMLACILLFETRPAMGLVTTLANIVKQEENLQVASFTYSHMKSLTRSTAAIHASVAAACNVALKILSPRLNRLSMRFSKVFHVDSYYSPLMIGAAASAFYINDAATLLPRSFVAKTSAYLAGAAADVLEVGVRTEGLQEALLKNPALLDNADRLTKMKRVIKALSELRSLPTRTPLASVSIKFFGQEIAFANIDKSIIEQAIALATGPSVQTFGENAIKALLSGASFHVAKPLLATEVRRILPTAAGLPMELSLYTAAVAAAAVQVKATTTPALPENFLLAHLLKTDIQLETEIKPSVAVNTFAVMGVNTAILQAMLISRAKLNSIVPAKIAARLDINEGHFKIEALPVSVPEQIAAVHVETLAVAKNIEDLAAARITPIIPEKVLRPFSREILSSKIESAAASFSQSSEITEQDEIVKTKATQYEKKYCAKVVAIGLKSCFKVATNNAAFIRDIALYKLAGKHSVSLSLTPIEGEVIERLEIEVQVGPKAAEKLIKQINLSEEEIIEGRPLLMKLRKILAPGLRNRTSSSSSSSSSSRSSLSSKSSSSSSSRSSSSSSSSSSRSSLRSSLRSSSSSSSSRVSSSRSVNRPSSRTSSASSLASLFSASSSSSRSSARVSMRVAYPHKFQKDHKKQILTSQAALLSKSRSSAASFEALTKQNKFLGNEAPPAFAIIIRAVRADNKVMGYQLAVYLDKPSTRLQIILAALAADNNWKLCADGALLSKHKVTAKVSWGAECKQYDTMITAETGLVGPSPAARVRVAWRDLPSAMKRYAKKVYDLIPANLVPGLIKGKDENSANQLSLAVIATSDKTIDLIWKSPTRTVYKLALHLPYPLPLNGIKGLTPFDGLADQVHFLFAKAAAAECSFNRDTLTTFNGRKYKNEMPLSCYQVLAQDCTDELKFMVLLKRDHAEQHHINVKIADIDIDLYLKNTDVIVKVNGMEIPINNLPYQHPTAKIQMRQTGEGISVFAPSLGLHEVYFDRNSWTVKVVDWMKGQTCGLCGKADGEVKQEYHTPNGRVTKSAVTYAHSWVLPAESCRDTTECRMKLESMQLDKQVNIHGQESKCYSVEPVLRCLPGCFPVKTTFVTVGYHCMPADTTLNLSEGLSSIYEKSVDLRETAEAHVSCRCTAQCA is encoded by the exons ATGAGAGCGGTCGTGCTTGCGTTGACCCTGGCCCTTGTGG CTGGTGAACCTCATAACCTTG CTCCTGAGTTTGCTGCTGGCAGGACTTATGTTTACAAGTATGAGACGTTGCTCCTGGGTGGTTTGCCTGAGGAGGGTTTGGCAAAAGCCGGGGTCAAAATCAGCAGCAAAGTTCACATCAGTGCCGAAGCTGAAAATGTATACCTGCTGAAG CTTGTGGAACCTGAAATCTTTGAGTTAAGTGGCATCTGGCCCAAGGATCCTTTAATCCCAGCAACCAAACTGACTTCAGCCCTGGCAGCTCAGCTCATGACTCCCATCAAGTTTGAGTATATCAGTGGTGCTGTTGGGAAAATGTTCGCCCCTGAAGGAGTCTCCACAATGGTGCTTAACGTTTACAGAGGTATCCTGAATGTTCTTCAGCTAAACATCAAGAAGACACACAACGTCTATGAGTTGCAGGAG GCTGGAGCTCAGGGTGTGTGCAAGACCCTCTATGCTATCGCTGAAGATGAAAAGGCTGAACGCATCCTTTTGACAAAGACAAGGGATCTGAACCACTGTCAGGAGAGGATCATGAAGGACATGGGGTTGGCATATACTGAGAAATGTGCCAAGTGTCAGGAG GATTCAAAGAACCTAAGGGGAACCACAGCATATAACTACATCCTGAAGCCAGCTGCTAGCGGCATTGTAATCCTTGAGGCAGCTGTCAATGAGCTAATCCAGTTCTCACCTTTCACTGAGATGAATGGAGCTGCTCAGATGCAGACCAA GCAATCCTTGGTGTTCCTTGAGATCCAGAAGGCCCCAATTGTACCAATCCAAGTTCAATATTTTCACCGTGGATCTCTGAAGTACGAGTTCTCCACCGAGCTCCTTCAGACACCCATCCAGCTCATCAAGATCAACAATGTGCAGACCCAG ATTGTAGAGACTCTGAACCATCTGGTCAGCCACAATGTGGAGAGAGTTCACGAGGATGCCCCTCTTAAGTTTTTGGAACTCATTCAGCTCCTCCGTGCAGCCCGCTTTGAAGACCTGGAAATGCTCTGGAGCAAGTACAGAACAAGACCAGCCTACAG ACAGTGGATCTTGGATGCCATCCCCGTCATTGgaactcctgcagctctgaggtTCATCAAGGAGAAATTCTCAGCTGATGAGTTGACTGTTGCTGAAGCAGCTCAGGCTTTGATTGCATCCATTCACATGGTGACAGCAAGCACTGAGGCCATCAAGCAGGTTGAG GCCCTGGCAGCTAACAACAAAATAGTGGAAAGCCCAATTCTGCGTGAGATTGTCCTCCTTGGCTATGGTACCATGATTTCCAAGCACTGTGTTGAAATGGCTGTCTGCCCTGCTGAACTCATCAAG CCCATCCTGGACCTCCTTGCAGAAGCTATTGCTAAAACTGACACGCAGGAAATCAGCTTACTCCTGAAGGTTTTGGGTAATGCTGGCCATATTTCTAGCCTTAAACCAATCACAAAGATCCTGCCTATCCATggcactgcagctgcttctcttcCAATAAAAGTCCATGCTGATGCCATCATGGCTCTGAGGAACATTGCAAAGAAGGAGCCCAGAATG ATCCAAGAACTGGCTCTTCAGCTGTACATGGACAAGGCTCTTCACCCTGAGCTGCGTATGCTTGCATGTATCCTGCTGTTTGAGACAAGGCCTGCCATGGGTCTGGTGACAACTCTTGCCAACATTGTGAAGCAAGAAGAGAATCTGCAGGTCGCAAGTTTCACCTACTCACACATGAAGTCCCTGACCAGAAGCACTGCTGCTATTCATGCTTCAGT TGCTGCAGCTTGCAACGTCGCTCTCAAGATCTTGAGCCCAAGGCTGAACAGACTGAGCATGCGTTTTAGCAAAGTTTTCCATGTGGACAGCTATTACA GTCCCTTGATGATTGGTGCTGCTGCCAGCGCTTTCTACATCAATGATGCTGCCACCCTTCTGCCCAGATCTTTTGTGGCAAAGACCAGCGCCTACcttgctggagctgctgctgatgttctgGAG GTTGGAGTCAGAACTGAGGGACTCCAGGAGGCTCTTCTGAAAAACCCTGCACTCCTCGACAATGCCGACAGGCTGACCAAGATGAAGCGTGTCATTAAGGCT CTCTCTGAGTTGAGGTCTCTACCCACCAGAACACCTCTGGCCTCTGTCTCCATTAAATTCTTCGGACAGGAAATTGCCTTTGCCAACATTGACAAATCCATAATTGAACAGGCCATTGCG CTTGCCACTGGCCCCTCTGTGCAAACATTTGGTGAGAATGCCATCAAGGCTCTGCTGTCTGGTGCTTCCTTCCATGTTGCTAAGCCTCTGCTGGCCACTGAGGTGAGGCGTATCCTGCCTACTGCTGCTGGTCTCCCAATGGAGCTCAGTCTGtacactgctgctgtggctgccgCAGCTGTCCAAG TCAAGGCCACCACAACACCAGCTCTACCGGAAAACTTCCTTCTGGCTCACCTTCTGAAGACAGACATTCAGCTTGAGACTGAGATCAAACCAAG TGTTGCTGTGAACACATTTGCTGTGATGGGTGTTAACACTGCCATACTCCAGGCTATGCTGATTTCAAGAGCTAAACTGAACTCGATTGTGCCAGCCAAGATCGCTGCAAGACTTGACATCAATGAAGGTCACTTTAAGATCGAAGCTCTGcctgtttctgtgcctgaacAAATTGCAGCTGTGCA TGTTGAGACTCTTGCTGTGGCAAAGAACATTGAGGATCTTGCTGCTGCAAGAATCACTCCCATCATCCCTGAGAAAGTCTTGAGGCCTTTCTCAAGGGAGATTCTCTCTTCTAAGATTGAATCTGCTGCTGCTAGCTTT TCACAATCCTCAGAGATCACTGAGCAAGATGAAATTGTGAAAACCAAAGCCACTCAGTATGAGAAGAAGTACTGTGCTAAAGTTGTTGCCATTGGACTGAAGAGCTGTTTCAAGGTGGCCACCAACAATGCCGCTTTCATCAGGGACATTGCCCTTTACAAACTGGCTGGAAAGCATTCTGTGAGTCTTTCTCTGACACCAA TTGAAGGGGAAGTCATTGAGAGACTGGAGATTGAGGTTCAAGTTGGACCAAAGGCTGCAGAGAAGCTTATCAAACAGATCAATCTGAGCGAAGAAGAAATCATTGAGGGCAGACCACTCTTGATGAAGCTGAGGAAGATCCTGGCTCCTGGGCTGAGGAATCGcacctcatcctcctcttctagCTCAAGCAGCTCTCGCTCAAGTCTGAGCTCCAAGTCCTCTTCCAGCTCTTCAtctcgcagcagcagcagcagcagcagcagcagcagcagaagcagcctCAGGAGCAGcctcaggagcagcagcagcagcagcagcagcagagtcagctCCTCCAGATCTGTGAACAGACCTTCTTCCAGGACCAGCTCCGCATCTAGCCTTGCATCACTCTTCAGTGCTAGCTCAAGCTCCTCTCGCTCCAGTGCTCGTGTCTCAATG AGAGTGGCTTATCCCCACAAGTTCCAGAAGGACCACAAGAAGCAG ATTCTCACTTCTCAAGCAGCATTACTTTCCAAGAGCAGGAGCAGTGCCGCAAGCTTTGAGGCCCTAACCAAACAG AACAAATTCCTTGGCAATGAAGCACCTCCTGCCTTTGCCATCATCATCCGTGCTGTCAGAGCTGACAATAAGGTGATGGGATACCAGCTGGCAGTGTACTTGGACAAACCTTCCACCAGACTTCAGATTATTCTGGCTGCCTTGGCTGCCGACAACAACTGGAAGCTCTGTGCTGATGGAGCTCTGCTTAGCAAGCACAAAGTCACT GCTAAAGTCAGCTGGGGAGCAGAATGCAAACAGTACGACACCATGATCACAGCTGAGACTGGTCTTGTTGGTCCAAGCCCCGCAGCTCGCGTCAGAGTTGCCTGGAGAGACCTCCCTTCTGCCATGAAACGCTATGCAAAGAA GGTGTATGACCTCATTCCTGCCAACCTGGTGCCTGGCTTGATTAAAGGAAAGGACGAAAACAGCGCCAATCAGCTATCACTGGCAGTGATTGCCACATCGGACAAGACCATTGACTTGATTTGGAAATCACCAACA CGTACTGTCTATAAGCTGGCTTTGCATCTTCCCTACCCTCTGCCACTTAATGGAATCAAAGGTCTCACCCCCTTTGATGGCTTAGCTGATCAAGTCCACTTCTTGTTTGCGAAGGCTGCCGCAG CCGAGTGTAGCTtcaacagagacacactgaccaCATTCAATGGCAGGAAATACAAGAACGAGATGCCACTGTCTTGCTACCAAGTTCTGGCACAGGATTGCACTGATGAACTGAAGTTCATGGTTCTGCTGAAGAGGGATCACGCTGAACAGCACCACATCAACGTGAAAATTGCTGACAT TGATATTGACCTGTACCTGAAGAACACTGACGTGATTGTGAAGGTCAATGGAATGGAAATACCCATCAACAACCTGCCTTACCAGCATCCTACAG cCAAAATCCAGATGAGACAAACAGGTGAGGGCATCTCTGTGTTCGCTCCCAGCCTTGGTCTTCACGAAGTCTACTTTGACAGGAACTCATGGACG GTTAAAGTTGTGGACTGGATGAAGGGACAAACCTGTGGACTCTGTGGAAAGGCTGATGGGGAAGTCAAACAGGAATACCACACACCCAACGGACGCGTGACCAAGAGCGCAGTCACTTATGCTCATTCCTGGGTTCTGCCCGCCGAGAGCTGTAGGGACACCACTG AGTGCCGTATGAAGCTTGAATCTATGCAGCTGGACAAACAGGTGAACATTCATGGCCAGGAATCCAAATGCTACTCTGTTGAGCCCGTGCTGCGCTGCCTGCCCGGCTGCTTCCCTGTCAAGACCACCTTTGTCACCGTCGGCTACCACTGCATGCCTGCTG ACACTACCCTGAACCTCTCTGAGGGTCTGAGCAGCATCTACGAAAAAAGCGTCGACCTGAGGGAAACAGCAGAAGCCCACGTGTCCTGTCGCTGCACCGCTCAGTGTGCTTAA